From a single Vitis vinifera cultivar Pinot Noir 40024 chromosome 18, ASM3070453v1 genomic region:
- the LOC100263202 gene encoding NAC domain-containing protein 90, which yields MEDLPPGFRFYPTEEELVSFYLRMKLQGKRLQELNRVIPDVNIYELEPWHLPRLSGEVCRRDTEQWFFFIPRQAREVQGGRPSRTTGSGYWKATGSPSYVYSSDNRVIGVKKTMVFYNGKAPAGRKTKWKMQEYRAIEADATPKLRHEFSLSRVYVISGSFRAFDRRPLGTVTREETSQQVRRQHAAAAAAAAAAVSSDHVQDTQMMEKRSSSPECSYSGGYDHVHLQASSAPIDDFLWDWGQLDWL from the exons ATGGAGGACCTCCCACCGGGCTTTCGCTTCTACCCAACTGAAGAAGAACTCGTCTCCTTCTACCTCCGCATGAAGCTCCAGGGCAAGAGGCTGCAGGAGCTCAACCGGGTCATCCCCGATGTCAACATTTATGAGCTGGAGCCGTGGCATCTTCCAA GGCTTTCAGGGGAGGTGTGCAGAAGGGACACTGAGCAATGGTTCTTCTTTATCCCGCGACAAGCGAGGGAGGTCCAGGGAGGGAGGCCCAGTAGGACTACTGGGTCAGGGTACTGGAAGGCCACGGGCTCTCCAAGCTACGTCTACTCTTCCGATAATCGGGTGATTGGAGTGAAGAAGACCATGGTTTTCTACAACGGCAAAGCTCCTGCTGGCAGAAAAACTAAGTGGAAGATGCAAGAGTACAGAGCCATTGAAGCAGATGCTACCCCAAAG TTGAGGCATGAGTTCAGTCTGTCCCGAGTTTATGTGATATCCGGGAGCTTCAGAGCATTTGATCGACGGCCCCTTGGCACAGTGACGAGAGAAGAAACCAGCCAACAAGTTCGACGACAACATGCCGCCGCCGccgctgctgctgctgctgcagtGTCATCTGATCATGTTCAGGATACTCAAATGATGGAGAAAAGAAGCTCATCACCTGAATGTTCATATTCAGGAGGATATGACCATGTTCATCTCCAAGCCTCCTCCGCACCTATCGACGATTTTCTATGGGATTGGGGACAACTGGATTGGCTGTAA
- the LOC100247599 gene encoding UDP-glycosyltransferase 88F3 yields the protein MKDTILLFPATGMGHLVSMVELGKLILHQYGHQFSITILLINGPFDPPAITSYVNAISQTHPSITFHTLPQRSVDTAPTRSRAAIAFEFLSLYGSDFFDYLKHLPDSSKPRAIVIDYFCASALPVAREFGIPVFHFFTSGAAVLGAYLYLPTMHEEINTTQSFKDLPDTLLRFPGFPLLPATQMPEPLLDRNDPAYDYIIYFSEHLRKSDGLLVNTFEALEPNALQVLADGSCVPKGTTPPVYCVGPLIANPDEGESQHACLTWLDSQPSKSVVFLCFGSRGSFSAEQVKEIAKGLENSGQRFLWVVKNPPKDNSKQSEEADEIDLECLMPEGFLERTRERGMVVKLWAPQVAVLKHPSVGGFVTHCGWNSVLEAVVRGVPMVAWPLYAEQHMNRALLVGVMKMAIAVEERDEDRLVTGEEVERSVRELMDTEVGRELRERSRKLREMAEEALGPRGTSAAALAKLAKLWSWSSQG from the coding sequence ATGAAGGACACAATACTCCTGTTCCCAGCCACCGGCATGGGTCATCTTGTATCCATGGTGGAGCTGGGCAAGCTCATCCTCCACCAGTACGGCCACCAATTCTCCATCACTATTCTACTCATCAATGGTCCTTTCGACCCCCCGGCCATCACCTCTTACGTTAACGCCATCTCCCAAACCCACCCCTCCATTACCTTTCACACTTTGCCTCAACGCTCCGTCGACACGGCCCCCACTCGCAGCCGCGCTGCCATTGCTTTCGAATTCCTAAGCCTCTACGGTTCGGATTTCTTCGACTATCTGAAGCACCTCCCTGATTCCTCCAAGCCTCGCGCTATCGTTATCGACTACTTCTGCGCTTCTGCTCTTCCAGTGGCGCGTGAGTTTGGCATACCGGTTTTCCATTTCTTCACCTCCGGTGCGGCCGTTCTTGGTGCGTACCTGTACTTGCCGACGATGCACGAAGAGATCAACACCACCCAGAGTTTCAAGGACCTCCCCGACACTCTGCTTCGTTTTCCTGGGTTTCCTCTGCTGCCAGCGACTCAAATGCCTGAGCCCTTGCTTGATAGAAATGACCCGGCTTATGACTACATAATTTACTTCTCCGAACACCTCCGGAAATCCGATGGTCTTTTGGTCAATACTTTTGAAGCGCTTGAGCCAAATGCGCTTCAAGTCCTTGCAGATGGGTCGTGCGTCCCCAAAGGCACAACTCCGCCGGTTTACTGCGTCGGACCGCTGATAGCCAATCCAGATGAAGGTGAAAGTCAGCACGCTTGCTTGACATGGCTGGACTCGCAGCCAAGCAAGAGCGTGGTGTTCTTATGCTTCGGCAGCCGCGGATCCTTCTCGGCGGAGCAAGTGAAGGAGATTGCCAAAGGATTGGAGAACAGCGGACAGAGGTTCTTGTGGGTGGTGAAGAATCCACCAAAAGACAACAGCAAGCAGAGTGAAGAAGCCGATGAGATAGACTTGGAATGTTTGATGCCAGAAGGGTTCTTGGAGAGAACCAGAGAGAGGGGGATGGTGGTGAAGTTATGGGCACCGCAGGTGGCAGTGCTGAAGCACCCATCAGTGGGCGGGTTCGTGACGCACTGCGGGTGGAACTCGGTGTTGGAGGCGGTGGTGAGGGGAGTGCCGATGGTGGCGTGGCCTCTGTATGCGGAGCAGCATATGAATAGGGCATTGTTGGTGGGGGTGATGAAGATGGCAATAGCGGTGGAGGAGAGAGACGAAGATCGGTTAGTGACCGGAGAAGAGGTGGAGAGAAGTGTCAGAGAGTTGATGGATACTGAAGTAGGAAGAGAGCTGAGGGAGAGAAGCAGGAAGCTGAGAGAGATGGCGGAGGAAGCTTTGGGGCCACGTGGCACCTCAGCCGCCGCTCTTGCGAAGCTAGCAAAGTTATGGTCATGGTCAAGTCAAGGATGA
- the LOC100242471 gene encoding eukaryotic peptide chain release factor subunit 1-3 has translation MADGHETDKNIEIWKIKKLIKALEAARGNGTSMISLIMPPRDQISRVTKMLGDEFGTASNIKSRVNRQSVLGAITSAQQRLKLYNKVPPNGLVLYTGTIVTEDGKEKKVTIDFEPFRPINASLYLCDNKFHTEALNELLESDDKFGFIVMDGNGTLFGTLSGNTREVLHKFTVDLPKKHGRGGQSALRFARLRMEKRHNYVRKTAELATQFFINPATSQPNVSGLILAGSADFKTELSQSDMFDPRLQAKILNVVDVSYGGENGFNQAIELSSEILSNVKFIQEKRLIGKYFEEISQDTGKYVFGVDDTLKALEMGAVETLIVWENLDISRYVLKNNITGEIVIKHLNKEQESNQSHFRDTATSAELEVQEKMSLLEWFANEYKRFGCTLEFVTNKSQEGSQFCRGFGGIGGILRYQLDMRSFDEVSDDGENYDDSD, from the coding sequence ATGGCTGATGGTCATGAAACAGATAAGAACATTGAGATATGGAAGATCAAGAAGTTGATCAAAGCATTGGAAGCTGCTAGAGGCAATGGTACCAGCATGATTTCTCTTATCATGCCTCCTCGTGATCAAATATCAAGGGTTACCAAGATGCTTGGAGATGAGTTTGGAACTGCTTCAAACATTAAAAGTAGGGTCAATCGTCAATCTGTTTTAGGTGCAATCACATCTGCGCAGCAGAGATTGAAGCTGTACAACAAGGTTCCTCCTAATGGTCTTGTGCTGTATACTGGCACGATTGTGACTGAAgatggaaaggaaaagaaggtgACAATTGACTTTGAGCCTTTCAGGCCTATAAATGCCTCTCTTTACCTATGTGACAACAAGTTCCATACGGAAGCTCTGAACGAACTTTTAGAATCTGACGACAAGTTTGGTTTTATTGTCATGGATGGAAATGGTACCCTCTTTGGCACATTAAGTGGGAACACCAGGGAGGTGCTTCACAAATTTACTGTTGACCTTCCAAAAAAGCATGGAAGAGGTGGCCAGTCGGCTCTTCGATTTGCTCGTCTTCGAATGGAGAAGCGGCACAACTATGTGAGGAAAACTGCAGAGCTTGCCACCCAGTTTTTTATCAATCCTGCCACCAGCCAGCCCAATGTTTCAGGGTTGATACTTGCTGGTTCCGCTGACTTCAAAACTGAGCTGAGTCAGTCTGACATGTTTGATCCCCGTCTTCAGGCCAAAATACTGAATGTGGTTGATGTTTCTTATGGAGGTGAAAATGGTTTCAATCAGGCAATAGAGTTGTCATCTGAGATCCTATCCAATGTGAAGTTCATTCAGGAGAAGCGCTTGATAGGGAAATATTTTGAGGAGATCAGCCAGGATACTGGGAAGTATGTCTTTGGCGTTGATGACACACTGAAAGCTTTGGAGATGGGTGCTGTTGAGACCCTGATTGTGTGGGAAAATCTTGACATTAGTAGGTATGTTCTGAAAAACAATATTACGGGTGAGATAGTCATAAAACACTTGAACAAGGAACAAGAGAGCAATCAGAGCCACTTCAGGGATACGGCTACTTCTGCTGAATTGGAGGTTCAGGAAAAGATGTCACTGCTAGAGTGGTTTGCTAATGAGTACAAGCGCTTTGGTTGTACACTTGAGTTTGTGACCAACAAATCACAAGAGGGATCGCAGTTCTGCAGAGGATTTGGTGGTATAGGTGGAATTCTTCGTTACCAGCTGGATATGAGGTCCTTTGATGAGGTTTCTGATGATGGAGAGAATTATGATGATTCAGATTAG